A window of Sorex araneus isolate mSorAra2 chromosome 3, mSorAra2.pri, whole genome shotgun sequence genomic DNA:
TCCAAATCATACAATTATACAGATCCTGGTACTTGTGACCACAACTCTACCACTGTCACTGGTTCACAATGGCCAGCAGCTACTTGGTGAATCAGTCAGCTTGAGTGTCAAAGGAAAGTGCTCAGAGCAGCATTAGGTAGATACAGGTATTTTGAAGGTTCCTTCGGAGACTGTTGACTTCAGCAATAACTATGCCTTTATCAATAAACTGTTCTTCAGCAAACTCAGTTCATGTTCTTGTTTCCAAAGCAGTACTTTGCTTGGCTTTGTGAGCAACATTTTTGCTATAAATATGTTCCACAAAATGTGTTTCAAAATATCTGAGATAGTATGCTTCAAAACAAATCCATGTCAGGAGCAGATACTAACATAGACCAAAGTCCAAGGAAGCAAAGCTGGTATCATGTGCCAAGTATTAGACTTGGGTTTTCATTCATGATCTTGTTTAATGTTACCAAAACCACCCAACAATGACAGGAAAGCTTCAGATAATGAAATCATTTACCTAAGCTCTCCTGACTACTAAGCATAGAAACAGAATTCTAGCCTAATTCAGTGTCCTCAAAGTCTACAGAGCCTTTGCATCGATCAAAGGAGTGCACACAATCAGTTCATGCAATCCCCAGATGCTTTCCTTTGTTTCTGTGGCAAGAAACATTGAGCTTATAAACTTCAAAGGAGATCCTCCTTAGAAAAAGTATATTAATTGTATGGAAAGACAGCTGAGGACTGCTTAGATGGGCCCTCTCTGATCAGTGACCAAAAGGTCACCCAAGTAGAGCAAAGACCACAGCTGAAATTTCCTGATCTTTCTAAAAACTCTTCTTTACTAGGATTAAGTCAACCAATTTAAGCTTTTTTACAAAAGTGATAGTAATTACATTCACAGTAGATTTTATCGTTAACGGTATTTGTAACTTGAAGCATTGCAGCCTACTGTGGTAGTAATCCGAGTTCTCCAAAAGCATATTCATGAAGTGAAACTTAAGTGCTGACAAATTTCTTGAGATAGTCTCAGGAATCACAATCGAGGAAGTGAAGGTTtgagaaaggaaaagggggaaagggTGACTATAGAGTGCATTGGTGAGCGAGAGAGCACCACAGACAACCAGGCTCAATCTTGTCAAGGACATTGGGTGTGCCATACTCTGAGGATATCAGAGTATCTTTATCCACCAATTACTATCAGTCATTGATAGAGGATTGTCCGGATACTTTGGGATTGCTCTGCATACTGGCTGAGAAGTCTCCCATGCAGGAaaatgaggagagagaaaagctgGGCAATGGTGATGTCAAAGGTAGAAAGGAATCCCCACAGGTAAACTTTCTAGAAGTGGAAGGACCATCAACAACCTCTGCTACATCCACCTTCCTCATAAAAGGTTCAGAGAGTGTGGGGAACTGACCCAGGATCACACAGCTCAAGTGcgaattaaaaattaagtaggaATTAACCCAGATGTGATTATCCCCCAAGCCCCTTTCTGCGCCCTGAAGCTGTCTTCAGATCGAAGGTATAGTGTGCCTGCCCCTTACTATGTCTCCTTATCACTTTGCTTGCAGGAAAATACCCTCTTCTGGCAAGTTGGTGCTGACCCTTACAACTGATGCCTGTGAGGGGAAGGAAAACTTTGTGCGCTACCTGGAGCATGTCCAAGCTGTCATAACGGTCAACGCGACCAGGAGAGGAGACCTGAACATCAACATGACCTCCCCCATGGGCACCAAGTCCATCTTGCTGAGCCGGCGGCCGAGGGATGACGACTCGAAGGTGGGCTTTGACAAGTGGCCTTTTATGACCACCCACACTTGGGGGGAAGACGCCCGAGGAACCTGGACCCTGGAGTTGGGGTTTGTCGGCAGTGCACCCCAGAAAGGGGTGCTGAAGGAGTGGACACTGATGCTCCATGGCACGCAGAGCGCCCCCTATATTGACCAAGTGGTGAGGGATTACCAGTCCAAGCTGGCCATGTCCAAGAAGGAAGAGCTGGAGGAAGAGCTGGACGAAGCTGTTGAGAGAAGCCTGAAAAGCATCCTGCACAAGAACTAGCACTGCTCACCAGCCTCGCTGCCCTcgcgccctcccccacctctgcctctctgtcctcACTTCACACTTCCATCAGGCACCTAGCAATTACTTTCCCCACACACAGGCGATTCCAGCGTCTTGATCTGAAGCTGCACTCACTGTTGATTATTTTCATTCCAAAAAGGCAATCTTTTTTATtctatatcccaaatacagtgtTCTCACAAGCACCTATGTCCTCTTTGTCACTCTCAGTTCTTTGTTTGTGTCATTCAAATAGGTGATGCTCTGCAAATGAAACTGGGGTGGCTTTCTCTTCGAGTTTTTCCTACTTAAGAAGAGAAGAGATTGAAAAGTCCCACACTTTTGTGACTCCAAGAACACTGGTTCATGGTCCCAATGGCAGGCCTGTTACCTAAAAAGAATCACAAATTCTGGCAAGGGCGGGCTCTGAATCCATACAGCACAGCAGATGTTCTATATTCCTGGGGGAAAGATGCTTTAAACCGAGAACGATTTTTCAAGGATATAGACTATGGTGGCATGAGTGGAAAGATGCCATTCATAGAAAATCCTAATTACAGGATAGGGAAGGAAGCCAAAAAGTATGGGCATTGGAAAAGCTAACACCAACACTACCACCATAATTCGCCCTACTCAgccagagagattaaaaaaaaaaaaaaaaaaaggtaggtttGCTGTGTTTTTTCACCAGTCACTAGTCTGGGAAAAAACTGCTCCAAAAGCCCCAATTTTTATCAGTTTCTCTAGACTTTTAACCCAAccccaattttctttcttttttttttaatttttaaattttattgaatcaccgtgagatagttacaagctttcatgtttgggttacaatcacacaatgatcaaacacccatccctccaccctagTTTTCTAAGTTTGCTCACATAgctattcaaaatgaaaaaaagtaaggCACATTTGTCAGCTCATCTgataaaagaaaattgttatCCTAGTAGAATGATTTCattaatcataatttttaaaaggtttctttttattttaaagaccaCTCCCTTTTCTTATTTACCTTAGAGTTTATTAACTTGATGTGAGAAGATGTCAAATGAGAATTTGATCGCTTTCCACACAGGCACTTGGGTTTTGGTTCCAATCCATGCCACTGGAAAAGTACTGTCTCACTCCTTGGCGCTGTGCTTTCTTAGATGTTTCAGGAACAAGCCCCTGTCAGGAGAGGAAAGTCTAAAGTGCAGAGGGCAGGTTAGAAGGTGTAACCAGCCATCTTCACATGGGCCCCAGCTGTGCCACACAAAACAGGTCATTGCTAACTCACTATGGGTAACTTGAAACCTAAAAGTATCAAGAGAAGGTCTCTTCTGCAGAGAAACAGAGTTACTATCTTGGCAACTCAGTAATCTGTGAGGAGGTTTAACCTACACCCTAAATGTCACTTATTCCTTTTTCCCCTCCCTAAGACATTATTTCATTACCAAATAGAAACACTTTCTACTCTGCTGTCATttttgtccccccaccccaagaattGACTCCTGCCTCCCATGCCAACTCAATGCCTACCCAttgccaaaaacaaaatatttgtttcttc
This region includes:
- the PCSK2 gene encoding neuroendocrine convertase 2, translated to MQHLTVLTSKRNQLHDEVHQWRRNGVGLEFNHLFGYGVLDAGAMVKMAKDWKTVPERFHCVGGSVQDPEKIPSSGKLVLTLTTDACEGKENFVRYLEHVQAVITVNATRRGDLNINMTSPMGTKSILLSRRPRDDDSKVGFDKWPFMTTHTWGEDARGTWTLELGFVGSAPQKGVLKEWTLMLHGTQSAPYIDQVVRDYQSKLAMSKKEELEEELDEAVERSLKSILHKN